Proteins encoded by one window of Microplitis mediator isolate UGA2020A chromosome 1, iyMicMedi2.1, whole genome shotgun sequence:
- the LOC130666960 gene encoding putative ankyrin repeat protein RF_0381 has translation MAEIQNKYKHLGYDQVRDRIFAGEIDVNIQYPGISDFDPLILEIAIKKQDTELIDYLLQHNVDVNKKVKYRKPAIYLAVESDDIELAQKLLNAGAICPLVRGRYRKRFDACGMLQLAKKNKNTEMVYLLSERLDEYRDPYDGGDDDWTNSDSDGDYDPELSAATNPCLPMLAAIEQDNIGKLKKLMYQSSDSKNLLYYTSGYISCEIAEFLIDNGAYYDVNLSNALRKAIECENIPTVKLLIRKGAVDFTDQWTVKGHLDIAFDKNNIEMIEILIAAGCDVTKSFDINNSLHIAVIQNNYEKIKNLIENGVDINDTSYFKKTPLTVAVEENNKPVIELLLKYRTKPEQGAILAAIKSNNLELVKMLIDAGVYIPLNALVKLMKDVIYANEKRISIIARGANINRVNRDSGAFQLPTSRKYEEFIKLLIKKGVDVNYKSEFRGSPLDIACKHNDLELVKLLVEVGADVHISLVDYFPIESAIKYNNYQLAEYLVNHCTGANITCDYSAALVYAVQKKRIKIVELLIKNGANVNYMPLYNSSALLLSIKNCTPEITEILVKAGANTNMNLRNNTPLIEAIELTDYKMVQYFIENGADVDVSINKVGSLLNWGFRKSTLAVIKLALDVGADVNVVNENGKTAIDFFSNTENFQTLIEHTIKLKAANLYLIDKNLDAVKGNQFEDFYSKCLDEVEFMKTQWYVGKNSFYDILHSCVNEISQNIKCISKDDIIFDKNALCSKFKLYGGIIYYRVLKAEQHKE, from the coding sequence ATGGCTGAAATCCAGAACAAATATAAACACTTAGGATATGATCAAGTACGAGATAGAATATTTGCGGGTGAGATAGACGTAAATATCCAATATCCAGGAATCTCCGATTTTGACCCTCTAATTCTTGAAATCGCGATTAAAAAACAAGACACCGAATTAATCGACTACCTTCTCCAGCACAACGTGGACgtgaataaaaaagtaaaatatcgTAAGCCAGCAATTTATTTAGCAGTCGAATCTGACGACATTGAGTTggctcaaaaattattaaacgcaGGCGCTATTTGTCCTCTCGTACGAGGGCGTTACAGAAAAAGATTCGATGCTTGTGGAATGTTACAActagctaaaaaaaataagaacacAGAGATGGTATACTTGTTATCAGAAAGACTCGATGAATATCGCGATCCGTATGACGGAGGAGATGATGATTGGACTAATAGTGATAGTGATGGTGATTATGATCCTGAATTATCAGCTGCTACGAATCCGTGTTTGCCAATGTTAGCTGCTATCGAGCAAGACAATAtcggaaaattgaaaaaattgatgtatCAAAGTTctgattctaaaaatttactcTATTACACTTCTGGTTATATTAGTTGTGAAATTGCTGAGTTTTTGATTGATAATGGCGCTTATTATGATGTAAATTTATCGAACGCTTTACGTAAAGCTATTGAATGTGAAAATATACCGACagttaaattattgataagaaAAGGAGCTGTTGATTTTACAGATCAGTGGACGGTAAAAGGACATCTTGATATTGCTTTTGATAAGAATAATATTGAAATGATTGAGATATTGATTGCTGCTGGCTGTGATGTAACCAAATCATTCGATATTAATAACTCACTTCATATTGCAGTTATTCAGaataattacgaaaaaataaaaaatttaattgagaatGGAGTTGATATTAATGACACttcatactttaaaaaaaCGCCATTAACTGTAGCcgttgaagaaaataataaaccagTGATTGAATTATTACTTAAATACCGCACTAAACCTGAACAAGGAGCGATTTTGGCTGccattaaaagtaataatttagaGTTAGTTAAAATGTTAATCGATGCAGGTGTTTATATTCCTCTGAACGCTTTGGTAAAACTAATGAAGGACGTTATTTATGCAAATGAAAAGAGAATATCTATAATTGCTCGAGGCGCTAATATCAATCGCGTGAATAGAGATTCGGGGGCATTTCAATTGCCCACTTCTCGAAAATACGAGGAATTCATCAAGTTATTGATCAAGAAGGGCGTGGATGTGAACTATAAGTCCGAATTTAGAGGCTCACCTTTGGACATTGCTTGTAAACATAATGATCTTGAATTAGTAAAACTATTAGTAGAAGTTGGTGCCGATGTTCATATATCATTAGTTGATTATTTCCCAATAGAATCAgctattaaatataacaattacCAATTGGCTGAGTACTTAGTCAATCATTGCACTGGTGCTAACATTACTTGCGACTATTCAGCGGCATTAGTATACgctgttcaaaaaaaaaggataaaaATAGTGGAATTACTGATTAAAAATGGTGCCAATGTTAATTACATGCCATTATATAACTCTTCTGCTCTCCTCCTCAGTATTAAAAACTGCACGCCTGAAATAACGGAAATTTTAGTGAAAGCTGGTGCCAATACAAATATGAATTTGAGAAATAATACACCGTTGATTGAAGCTATCGAATTGACGGACTACAAAATGGttcaatattttatagaaaatggCGCAGATGTAGATGTCAGTATTAATAAGGTTGGGTCATTATTAAATTGGGGTTTTCGTAAATCTACATTAGCAGTTATTAAACTCGCGCTGGATGTTGGTGCTGATGTTAATGTCGTTAACGAAAATGGCAAGACggcaattgattttttctcaaatactGAAAACTTCCAGACATTAATCGAACatactattaaattaaaagctgCTAATTTATATCTGATAGATAAAAATCTAGATGCTGTCAAAGGTAATCAATTTGAAGATTTTTACTCCAAGTGCTTGGATGAAGTTGAATTTATGAAGACACAATGGTATGTTGGAAAGAATAGTTTCTATGATATTTTGCACTCGTGTGTGAATGAAATctctcaaaatattaaatgcaTCAGTAAAGATgacattatttttgataaaaatgcattatgtagtaaatttaaactGTATGGTGGAATTATTTACTATCGTGTATTAAAAGCTGAGCAGCATAAGGAGTAG
- the LOC130675353 gene encoding transmembrane protein 14C has translation MPIDYAAFAYAVSVAGGGVLGYIKSKSIPSLAAGLLFGTILGYGAYQTSQDPRNCAVLLGSSATLGGMMGYRYYSTGKIMPAGVIAVISAVMFVRTVVKTLTAPQKTE, from the exons atgCCGATTGATTACGCAGCATTTGCTTACGCGGTTTCTGTCGCCGGAGGTGGAGTACTCGGTTACATCAaatcaa AGTCAATACCATCATTAGCAGCTGGTTTACTTTTCGGGACAATATTGGGCTACGGCGCTTATCAAACATCACAGGACCCACGTAATTGCGCAGTTCTTTTGGGTTCAAGTGCCACTTTGGGTGGTATGATGGGCTATCGCTATTATAGTACCGGTAAAATTATGCCCGCTGGTGTCATTGCGGTtattag cgCTGTTATGTTTGTCAGGACGGTAGTAAAAACTTTAACAGCTCCACAGAAAACCGAATAA
- the LOC130675334 gene encoding glutamate--cysteine ligase regulatory subunit, giving the protein MGSKSVLYNTGNILSLNKLKLKAGKTSEEELVEALKIILQDPQNTSGNDVINAGGGDRKELKITVKIFMQSDDPELLRDALDQILKDLHTDNIETLILAYGEAKNIEKELESLQKLWPVLEEFINAGKLMSVGVSNVDTGIFIKLYEWANVKPTIVQINLAMCCVVPPILQAFTQQHYIQLLTHNDPYQILNKELFVELFGNEATLNWVAKYQVHIKCRGVLSSKGYFVNVNK; this is encoded by the exons ATGGGTTCGAAAAGTGTTTTGTATAATACTGGGAATATTctttcgttaaataaattaaaattaaaagcgGGCAAGACGTCAGAGGAagag ctTGTCGAGGCTCTCAAAATAATTCTCCAGGATCCTCAAAAT acaagtGGAAATGATGTAATTAATGCAGGTGGTGGTGACAGAaaggaattaaaaataacagtaaaaatattcatgcaATCTGATGATCCTGAATTACTTAGAGATGCTTTAGatcaaa taCTCAAAGATCTACATACTGACAATATTGAGACTCTGATTCTTGCGTACGGTGAAGctaaaaacattgaaaaagAACTAGAGTCACTACAAAAATTATGGCCAGTGCTAGAAGAATTTATTAATGCAGGAAAACTTATGTCTGTTGGTGTCAGCAATGTTGATACTgggatttttataaaattatacgagTGGGCAAAT GTAAAGCCGACAATTGTACAAATAAATCTAGCAATGTGTTGTGTCGTCCCACCAATTCTTCAAGCATTTACACAACAACATTACATTCAATTATTAACACACAATGATCCTTATC aaATACTAAATAAAGAATTGTTCGTTGAATTGTTCGGCAATGAGGCGACACTAAATTGGGTCGCTAAATATCAAGTGCACATCAAGTGCCGCGGAGTTCTGTCATCAAAAGGATATTTTGTTAAtgttaacaaataa
- the LOC130675338 gene encoding transmembrane protein 14C-like, producing MSDLIEDQFTSFNFPAFACAAGVTAIGIYDYKNTNSKVSLIGGLFFGTALSYGAYQTFENPSNPGFLMLTSANLAIISATAAVIIPLSRFISDKFYRDHENKIKPLRQIAKASIALHVWSLFRLASISTGYMMLEQINNDNHSLLKKIIFFYPTKIMSHIIIRIL from the exons atgagtgATTTAATAGAAGATCAGTTTACGTCTTTTAATTTTCCGGCATTTGCATGCGCTGCCGGTGTAACTGCAATTGGAATAtacgattataaaaatacaa attcaaaagtttcgttaaTTGGCGGATTATTTTTTGGAACTGCGCTGAGTTATGGCGCGTACCAGACATTTGAAAATCCATCAAATCCTGGGTTTCTCATGCTCACCTCAGCTAATTTAGCAATAATCAGTGCAACAGCTGCGGTAATTATACCGCTATCGAGATTTatcagtgataaattttatagagatcatgagaataaaattaaaccacTGAGACAAATTGCGAAAGCTag TATCGCCCTACATGTTTGGAGTCTATTCCGACTGGCGAGTATCAGTACCGGATATATGATGCtcgaacaaataaataatgataatcactcattattaaaaaaaattatttttttctatcctaCTAAAATAATGTCTCACattattattagaattttataa
- the LOC130675363 gene encoding ornithine decarboxylase 1-like has translation MKVSNSNERIHVLDNSSSVMSIVKDIVDSGLQEEAFYVLDIGDIVKKHQIWKDKLPRVEPYYAVKCNDSPTVIQVLAALGTGFDCASKVEINKVLSAGVDPTRIIFANPAKPASHIRHAAAVGVDITTVDNESELHKLKKLQPNAKVVLRIRCDAEVSQCPLGMKFGCDPITEAPNLLHLARMLDLEVVGISFHVGSGCQDPPVFHRAIRHARTLFDLAKEMDFKPYLLDIGGGFPGDRGTSIDKIADVVNGALDEYFEADDVHIIAEPGRFYVASAFTLATCIHSKRSVRNDKLSPNTITHNMYYINDGVYGSFNCILYDHQRVVPVPLKTGCGKMIPSSIWGPTCDGLDQVVENVLMHDFDLGDWIIFENMGAYTLPVASPFNGFPVPKVHVIADENVWLVLKDILPITEDQFVFGNTPDNLRLGLDIDGSKIDEWNNSSIDLSPSNIIDDPNNSSPFIYEYVEVEPIN, from the exons atgAAAGTTTCAAATTCAAACGAACGCATCCACGTGCTGGACAACTCGTCATCAGTGATGAGTATTGTGAAAGACATTGTTGATAGTGGGTTGCAAGAAGAAGCTTTTTACGTCCTCGACATCGGCGATATTGTCAAGAAACATCAAATATGGAAGGATAAGTTGCCACGAGTTGAACCCTACTACGCAGTAAAGTGTAATGACAGTCCAACTGTCATTCAAGTACTGGCTGCTTTGGGAACTGGCTTCGATTGTGCTTCTAaa gttgaaataaataaagtactTAGTGCTGGTGTTGATCCAACGCGTATTATTTTTGCTAATCCAGCAAAACCTGCGTCACATATTCGTCATGCTGCTGCAGTTGGTGTTGATATTACGACAGTTGACAACGAGAGTGAGTTACATAAACTCAAGAAACTACAGCCCAATGCTaag gttGTATTGCGCATACGCTGCGACGCTGAAGTATCCCAGTGTCCACTGGGCATGAAGTTCGGCTGCGACCCCATCACGGAAGCGCCGAATCTTCTGCACTTGGCGCGAATGCTGGACCTTGAGGTTGTCGGCATCAGCTTCCATGTGGGCTCGGGTTGCCAGGACCCGCCGGTATTCCATCGGGCGATTCGTCACGCGAGGACTCTGTTCGACCTCGCTAAGGAGATGGATTTCAAACCGTATTTGCTGGACATTGGCGGTGGGTTCCCTGGTGATCGCGGGACTAGTATTGACAAAATTGCTGATGTTGTCAATGGCGCACTTGATGAATATTTTgaag CCGATGACGTCCACATTATCGCAGAGCCAGGTCGTTTTTACGTCGCCTCAGCATTTACACTGGCTACATGCATTCACAGCAAGCGCTCAGTAAGAAATGATAAACTGTCACCGAATACCATAACTCACAACATGTATTACATAAACGATGGCGTGTACGGCTCATTCAATTGTATTCTTTACGACCATCAGCGCGTTGTTCCCGTTCCACTtaag aCCGGCTGCGGTAAAATGATTCCATCGAGCATCTGGGGGCCCACATGCGACGGCTTGGATCAAGTAGTAGAGAACGTCCTGATGCACGACTTCGATCTCGGCGACTggataatatttgaaaacatGGGCGCCTATACGTTGCCCGTTGCCTCGCCATTCAACGGATTTCCAGTTCCAAAAGTCCACGTCATTGCTGACGAAAATGTCTGGCTGGTTCTCAAAGATATTTTGCCGATAACCGAAGATCAGTTCGTTTTTGGTAACACTCCAGATAATTTGCGTCTCGGTCTTGATATCGATGGCTCCAAGATTGATGAGTGGAACAATTCTTCCATCGATCTTTCGCCATCAAATATTATTGATGATCCCAACAACTCATCGCCTTTCATTTATGAGTACGTCGAAGTCGAAcccataaattaa